The Spirosoma sp. SC4-14 DNA window CGGGCAATTTTTTCTGGTAGCAAAATGGGGGCAGACTGATTCATTCAGGCCGCAATATTACGGCAAAAGGGTGGATGTGTCGTATCTGACAACAGTTTTATAGCCAACGGTTATGAAACAAATTTCCTGATCAGGCTACCTGAGCCGATAAATAGCGCTCGCTCACTTCGGCATGAGCCTGTTCATACTGAGCCGGTGTCATGGGCAGATAGTGCCATTCGAGCCGGTTTTCCATGTACGAAACGCCTTTCCCTTTCACGGTTTTGGCGATGACGACTTTGGGCTTACCGTTTGCCGATTGGGTGACCTGATCTATGGTTTTCAGAATTTCCGGCACATTATGACCATCGACCTCGTAGGTGTCGAAACCCATAGTTGCCCAGGTACGTACATCGGCGGTGTCGCCCAGCACATTGGCTGTTTGATCGAATCCCTGCAATCCGTTTTTATCGATCAGCACAACCAGATTGTCGAGGCCTCGCTGAACGGCGAAATGAGCTGCTTCCCAGGTTGTTCCTTCATTGGTTTCGCCGTCAGACATCAGCACAAACACGCGTGAATCGTCGTTCAGCAATTTGCTGGCATGAGCAATACCCGATCCAATGGGTAAACCATGGCCGAGTGAACCGGTGGCAAAAGGAATGCCTTTATGTTGATTGGGGGCGGGGTGAGCCGGGAGCGTCGTTCCGTTCTTGTAGTAACTTTCCAGCACCTCGTCCGAAATTTCGCCTGTATAATTCAGGCAGGCATAGAGTGAGGCCGCTGCATGGCCTTTCGAAAGCAGAAACGTATCCTGCTCGCGTTTGCGCATCACCAGCGTGCCAATCATCAGGTCGACGCAACTGAGTGAACAGCCGATATGACCAGCATGAGCCTGATGATATAAACCCAGAATTTTTAGCCGAAGCTGGCCCTGAAGTGTTTGCAGATCGATGGCTTCTGTTGTCAAAGTCGTAGTTGGTTGATTTGAAGGCAAGACTTATTCGCCGTAACGATAGGTTGAACCTTTGAAGTCAAAAATAGTAATTTTTTCGCCAGACTGCCCCTTAACTAATACTATACGGTCGCGTTCGTTGGGGTCGATACGCTGAATGTAGGTCGCGTTTTTTGGTAAGTAGACATTGACCGACTGGGCATCCAGCAGCGACACCGGCGAATAGGTTCGGTCCATTTTTTCGGAATGAATCTGCCGCGTCTTATTCGGGTACAGAATGGTGTCGCCGGGGGCATAGAGCTTTTCTAACTTCTTCGCCGATGCCCAATAGGGGTTTGAAATACGTGGTTTGGCAAAGAAGGTATATTTGGGAGCCTGATCGGCATAGAGGTCAATGAGCAACTGAGCAATGTTGCCCGCCTGAATCAGCAATACCAGAGCGATGGGAATACTGAACCACCACCGAAGCGTAGTTAACTGCCGCAGGCCCATAGCCACAAAAATGCATACGTATGGAAACGAAAAACCCGAATATCGTTGGGTGATTCCGAACGTATGCCCCGAGCGCCAGGCCATAAAGAGCAGGAACAACGTCGGTACAAAAGCCAGCAGCAACAGCATCACAACCAGTGGCTTCTGACTCGCGTCGGTTCGCTCGGTTATGTAGCGCCAGATCAAATAGAGGAAGGAAGGTACGACCGAAAGAACCAGCAGCCGCAGTGGCTCGAACGAATAGAACGGAAGTCCGATCAGCAATAGGGCTGGCACGGCTCCATAAAGCCATACGGGTGGATTTGAAACCTTATAGTACCGATGAATGATAAACGCGGCAGCCGTTCCCAGACCAAGCGCCAGCAGCGAATTTCGGATACTGACCAGCACCGCAATCATGCCGTTGGTTACCATA harbors:
- a CDS encoding transketolase, translating into MTTEAIDLQTLQGQLRLKILGLYHQAHAGHIGCSLSCVDLMIGTLVMRKREQDTFLLSKGHAAASLYACLNYTGEISDEVLESYYKNGTTLPAHPAPNQHKGIPFATGSLGHGLPIGSGIAHASKLLNDDSRVFVLMSDGETNEGTTWEAAHFAVQRGLDNLVVLIDKNGLQGFDQTANVLGDTADVRTWATMGFDTYEVDGHNVPEILKTIDQVTQSANGKPKVVIAKTVKGKGVSYMENRLEWHYLPMTPAQYEQAHAEVSERYLSAQVA